agctgcaagttatacactgaaagcaatcatctgattgtttgtcattggtgcaaatttgcccactgtttttAAATGACCCCAGTGTTTACCATAAAACCCGTTAAAGGAAGGGGGAGTAAGATCAGTGCTGATGAAGTTTTGTTCAAATGGTCTCCACCCAAACGTAATACTTAAACAATGTAGGTTAGGATGGAACTGACAATCCGCAGTCTCTGCTGcaaaaataataatggaaattTTTGCAGCAGAGCCTGTGGATTAATAGCTCCATCCTAACCTACATTGTTTAAGATCAGTGCTAGGCTGCTGAGGATTATAATGGACTTTGTCGATAGATAAGCCCATCCAAGGGCTGCTAATCGATTGCAGGCCTTGGATGGGCttgagtttttttatgttttttcttctaTGTATTCGTTAGTGTATGTAACATCACTTTTTAgttgtttaaaatacatttacatttaagtcACTTgaatcagttgtttttttttttttcaggtggaaaattaTGGAACTACTTGAGTAAATATTTTAGCACACGTGCTGACGAAAGCTTTGATGTTTCTCCTTCGAAGAGCTCCCACTCAGATGAAGACCTTCTAAAACATCCAGCTCTTTGTCCTAAAAGCAGCCTTGACTCCAGGGGAAGCAGCGATAGAAACATGCTGTCTGTGCAACCGCTGCAAAGTAGCTTGACACTTAGTTCTCAAGATGACAGTAGCACCCAAGATGAGGAAGGGAGGGAAAGTCCTCTTAAATGGGCTGATTCAGCATCAAGTTCTGACGAGGAGTGCACCACAAGCTATCTAACCCTGTGTAGAGAGTACAGTAAAGAGAAGGTGGAACCTGACACATTAAGTGTAGAGCCTTTACTCGGACTGGATGAACAGGAGGATACCCCCACAGACTTTGTAGAGGAAGAGCCACATTGCACAACCTATAACGGTTTAAACTCTCAGATAACTAGTGAGGAACCTTTATTTAATGAAGAGTGTGGACATGGCGGGCCCAAGCCAGTTGTGATGGCTGATACACTGATAAAATCTAGGGGTAGTCCCATGGAATTTTTTAGAATTGATAGTCGGGAAAGTAATAGTGATTTTGGAGATCATGGCTCAAAGGCAGGAACTGTTGATCCATATCCTCCTTTCCAAGATGACGTTGATGTTGACAGTGAATTTGAGCCAGCAAGACCACATGTTGGTCCGTCCGCTATTTTCCCTCACGATGCACTAAGCAGGGGGTCAAATGATTCTGTTCCTGTCATTTCATTCAAAGATGCTGCTTTAGATGATGTTTGCAGCATTGATGAAGGAAGGCCAGACCTTCTAGTCAACCTGCCTGGCACCGAACAAATGGAAGAAACTAAAGTCGTCTTTCAACACAACATTCTAGAAACTGATTTTATGGAGACCAAGCTGTTAGAAACCCCTGACGTTTTACTGGTGAATAACAGCTTGGAGCAATTGAAGGGACTGAATCCAAATCCACTTGTGGCTGTTGAGCAAACAGGGAGCTCTCATTCACAAATCATTGAACAATGTCAAGTCAACACTAACAACAAGGAGTCTTCTAGAACTTCACCTATTGATCCATTAGAATCAAGGGGTGCTTTTAGTGATTTAGACACTTTATTACCAATTACGTTGTATAACAAGGCTACAGAAGAAATCTCCCAAGTTCCTCGTGAGATGTCTTCAGGCATCAACAATGTCCGTAGTCCTCAAGAAACACTACCTTTGGTCAGTTCTGAAATGCCTGATGAGTTAACTACTAATCTGGTGCAGCTCAAGATCAAAATTGAGGATACAGACGCGTGTTTTGATGTCAAAAAAGAATTTCGGGAGGAGAAGGAGATCCATAAACTGTTCCAGGAACTCGATGCTAAATTGTCAACCGCATCGAACTTCATCATCCCAGAGACCTGTATCCAAAGATGGGCCGCTGAAATAGTTCTGGCTCTTGATGCTCTGCACGGGGAAGGAATTGTGTGCCGCGATTTGAACCCAAACAACATCTTATTGAATGATAGAGGTCAGGAACTTTTGcaaatgcatttctttttattCGCTGTTGCTTCCAATTAACTGAGTAGGCGTTTTATCTTGTAATTAGTATCTTCATTTCCTGTCTCGAGCTTCATTATCAGTGCCGCAAATTCACCCACTGTAATAGCTTCTAGTACTTAATGATGCCATTATTCTTAATGATACTGTTTTTAGCTAGAAAGAGAGTAATTACAGTTCACTTGTACAGAAAATGGAAagggaaaaatgttttgatttctccTGTCGTTTTGTTTTTAGGACACATTCAGCTAACGTATTTCAGCAGGTGGAGTGAGGTTGAAGATTCGTGTGACAGCGATGCAATAGAGAAAATGTACTGTGCCCCAGGTTAGATCAATCACCTCAAATGTTTCACTTGAAAAGTAGATTAGCAGCTTTCATTTCCTCTTGTAGCTCTGGTAACATACTTTTATTGGACGTGGAAGTTAATGCATGGCCTGATATCCACAGTAATTCTTGGGCTGTCAAGTCGTGGTGGATATGGCTCATAATTGAAGCCTTGTTGAACAGTAAATAGACTTTTGTACATCATGAAATGGCAGTTTGTTATTCCGAAGTATGAAAGTTGCAGACATTTATATTCATCGTCTCTGATCTGTTCATTGACACAATGTCCCAACCTTAAGCATATCAATAGCAATcatgtcatttataaatattaaaatagcctcaaaaaaatatattaaatcaaTACCTGGCTGTAACATAAAAGGTTTCGGAGAAaatgctgcagcaaaaaaaatctgattgaaattgctattacaggtataggacctgttatccagaatgcgtgggacctgaggctttcctgataacagatctttccataatttggatcatcataccttaagtctactagaaaatcatgtaaacatgaaataaactcaataggctggttttgcttccaataaggattaattatatcttagttgggatcaagtacaagtgactgttttattattacagagaaaaaaaatcatttaaaaaaatttggattacttggataaaatggagtctatgggagatggcctttctgtaattcatatcTTTCTGAagaatgggtttccgaataatggatcccatacctgtaatacttttGCATATGTGTGGGTAATAATACtttttacaagtacaggtatggtatctgttatccatgaACCTGTTattctgaaagctccaaattatttgatagactccattttatccaaataatccaaaatgttaaaaatgatttcctttttctcagtgataataaaacagtaaaacatcatgcaaacatgaaataaacccagtaggctggttttgtctgcaataaggattaattatatcttagttgggatcaagtacaagttactgttttattattacagagtaaaaaatcattttaaatttggataaaatgcagtctatgggagatggcctttctgtaattcagatctttctggagaATAGGTTtcagaataacggatcccatacctgtaatactttcGCAAATGTGTGGGTAAATCATAGTAAAttttataagtacaggtatggtttCTGTTATCCacgaacctgttattcagaaagctccaaattactagatagactcaattttatccaaataatccaaaatcttaaaaattatttcctttttctgtgtaataataaaacagtcccttgtacttgatcccaactaagatgtaattaatccttattggaggcaaaaccagcctattgggtttatttaatgtttacatgattttctagtagacttgaggtatggagatccgttatctggaaaaccccaggtcatgagaattctggataacaggtcccatacctgtagtattattGGTGCTGAATGGTACCAGTGCATGTGCTGATAGAGACCAATGAGCAGTTAGTTTAGATCAGTCAGTTAGAAAAATGAGTGCAAAGTTCTGCTAATTGCTGCTGGCGACAGTActggtatataataataattataactgcTTCAATTTTGTTTGTAAATTATGCCCCATGTGTACAAAAAATAACTTACGGGGGCTAAGTGGGATGAAGCATTCTCCCGAGACAACTGTAGCCGTAATTGCTCCTTGCGCTTATAAAGAGATGGTTTGTTTGCTATTGTTGGCCGTGATAAATGACTCCATAGAGATACAGTAGGGAAGGATGTTTCTGTGCTTAGCTACGTTCACCTGTTGCTTGTCATCAGGCTGCTTTTAGGGAGATACAgggggtactgcagtcagggACCCCATGGCAGATTCGATGAAAAGTTGTGATTTATGAGTTATTAAATGGGTGGCACATTAATCAGAGTATTAATGTTAATATTGTTCCCCCCTACCTTAAAATACAAAGATATTAGAAATCCCtaacctgtataactcagcctgcagccttgtgcctttatatggtcacagaacaacccctcagtgacttctaatatccttatcatttacagtagggggtacattatcccttataatacatgagtgatactcagagttccctgtataactcaccctgcagccttgtggctttatatggtcacagaacaacccctcagtgacttctaatatccttatcatttacattagggggtacattatcccttataatacatgagtgatactcagagttccctgtataactcagcctgcagccttgtgcctttatatggtcacagaacaacccctcagtgacttctaatatccttatcatttacagtagggggtacattttcccttataatacatgagtgatactcagagttccctgtataactcagcctgcagccttgtgtctttatatggtcacataacccctcagtgacttctaatatccttatcatttacagtagggggtacattatcccttataatacatgagtgatactcagagttccctgtataactcaccctgcagccttgtggctttatatggtcacagaacaacccctcagtgacttctaatatatttatcatttacagtagggggtacattatcccttaaaaataaaaaaaaatgaatctgacACAATTGCTCCGACTGATGCCGAAAAACCCTGGAGTTTCCGCCACCCTGAAAATGTTGGTAATACCAGGGTGCCCACTGGTTGTGTCAATAGGTGCCAAAAGAATTGCACGCAAATGACATTTGAATGTAGCATTTGACCTCCACCCACATTTGTTGTCGTTTGTAAGCTCTGCAGCTCTCCTTCCAGTGAGCGGATCACATATGGGCTTGTGCACACCTTTTAGCGGAGGCCACATCCATGACTtgggttgccacccagctggtatttCAGTAGCTGGCCAGCAAAAATGGCTCCTGTAGTCTTTTCCCTAACAATAGACAGCAATGTTTATCTGTGTGTTTATTCTCCATGGCTGTCCCTTACCAATGTCTCTTGTCCGCATCTCCTTAACAATCCCAGCAGGTGGCAGCGTCTTACCAAGGTTTTGGTGGCCTTACAAGTTCTTTAATCCTTCATGtgtgtccataaatatttggacagagacaactttttttcttgttttggttctgttcattaccacaatcaattttaaatgaaacaactcagatgcagttgaactgcagactttcagctttaattcagtgggttgaacaaaaaagataaaaatgtgaggaactaaagccttttttttaacacaatcacttacgtgacaagtttgaagtcctggatcattgctgctattgacaagctgaaactttagcctcgtgtaataagttcactataacaatattattattattcttgttaTAAATTCATAGGAAGTGCTGTCACTTTGCATCGCTATGTACTTTTTTGACTAGCACCCAGGCTTATACTCTGGCTTATGGTTGTGCGTCCCATACTGACTTTTATATTGAGTCAGTGAGAGGgacttttacataatttattataatgatatatgaaaaatatacttaGTTTTATGGAGTTAAGGTATAATATGGCCCAGTGATAGAACGAGTTGTCCATGTCTTATTAGATCCTCATGTATTATACACAGTAGCaaaactttgtttattataataatttcaacaagtaacattgcaacactgtggtttgtttttaactttgttttaaactgttatttaaaAGTAGCCTTTTGGTTCCCTATAATGGGTTTAGATAAATTAACCATTTAAGCAACACTGATGTGCAGCCATGAAAGCTGGTTTGATTGACAGTCACTAAATGCTGACGATTACATCACGTCAATCAGACTGTTGTTTGCCCGCCTTatcatgtgtataaaatgcattttcaatattgaattgtttctttgagaaaggcctgggaccaggccgaaacgtcagtctgtaacttctacaataaatcattttttccttttaagaagtcctgagagtgcggaccttattgcattttggtttgGATAAATACGTGGGACACTGCACCCGGGCATGTAAACCTTTTTGTCGAGAGCGCTGGCAACATGGTGGTTGTATTtaacttatatactgtatatatatatatatatatatatatactgtatatatatgtgtgtgtatttcacACCCTTTTCTAAATACTCCATAACCACATTTTTCTGTGCTGCAATAAAGGTGAGGTATACCCTGAAACATAGAAGCACCCACATAATCCCGACAGTTTTACCAGTACTTTCAAGTCCTGGGTGGCACTTTGATGGATATCCAAAGCAAATCCATTCTGCCCAgccacaatataagtctgattttTGTTCCCGACTCACGGTGGAAACTGCGCCTTATAAATCATTCAATGTACATTGAAACCCGTGTGACAGGCTGAAGGGAACACTTTGTGATGCTGCCAGCAACGTTGCTTTACATTTGAcaataataaaatgcacaaacaaGGCAGGTGCCACGTGATGGGGCTTTTGTTGCACCAAATTCACCGACCGCCTCTCTTGTTTTCTAAACAGGAGCATTAAAAGCCGCTTGATATTTTAGCCCGGGGTAAGGGGGGAGGAAGTGAACTTTATCGCCGAGTCGGGGTGAAAATGATTCACTCCTGTTTAAACAACCCTTTGCTCTCTCTACCCCCTGGGGCCTCTTATCACACATTTGTCCTCAAAACATCATGCACCTGCCCTGCACTTTCTAATTATTGCAATATATCTTTTATCTGCTGCTAACATGCCTTGGTATTtatgaaacaaacaaaacaaaaaaaattccagtAACAAATTCAGTTTCCACGGGCAGAAACCTGAAAAAGTTCCAGTTCGAAGGGTCATTGGCCTGCTCTATAAATAAGTCTTCCAAATAAACAGAAGCTGTGTAATCCTGTGCTGCTAATAGGCATCAGGGACAAGTAAAGTCTGGAGTCTTCCCTGTGTAAGAATTTAAATCCAacatgaatacaggtatgggatccgttatccggaaaccggttatctagaaagctccgaattacagaaaggtcgtcttcCATAGACTTGAATGTTTGGCCATTATTGCGGTTCCCCAAATACCAAATAGCACTGATCCTTTCCTACAGACCCATGGCTCAAATGTGCAGATGTGAATGCAAGTGGCAAGGTACTGGGGAACAGTTACTGAAAAGATCCTTTCTTTAGCAATGCAGGAATAAGGAACTTGGTCAATAAAAGAAATATGCTGGAATTTCAGTTATGCAGCCAATTACCCATTTTACCTTTAACTTCCTGTTTTATAGCTTGATATCAGTTTCCAAAGTTGAATTAGAGGGTGTGGAGGGTACAGGCGTATCTTTATGTTCCCTTTTAAGAACACTCACCTGTTGTATGGACCATGTCTGTGTACAGCAGTTTCATGGCCTCTtgtgcaggtatagtagggagagattgtgcctatagtaacagtgggataatagtctctgggaagggagtgtgactgtgggatagcaggtatagtagggagagatggtgtctatagtaacagtggataatagtctctgggaagggagtgtgactgtgggatagcaggtatagtagggagagatggtgcctatagtaacagtgggataatagtctctgggaagggagtgtgactgtgggataacaggtatagtagggagagatggtgcctatagtaacagtggataatagtctctgggaagggagtgtgactgtgggataacaggtatagtagggagagatggtgcctatagtaacagtggataatagtctctgggaagggagtgtgactgtggatagcaggtatagtagggagagatggtgcctatagtaacagtgggataatagtctctgggaagggagtgtgactgtggatagcaggtatagtagggagagatggtgcctatagtaacagtgggataatagtctctgggaagggagtgtgactgtgggatagcaggtatagtagggagagatggtgcctatagtaacagtggataatagtctctgggaagggagtgtgactgtgggatagcaggtatagtagggagagatggtgtctatagtaacagtggataatagtctctgggaagggagtgtgactgtgggatagcaggtatagtagggagagatggtgtctatagtaacagtggataatagtctctgggaagggagtgtgactgtgggatagcaggtatagtagggagagatggtgcctatagtaatagtggataatagtctctgggaagggagtgtgactgtgggataacaggtatagtagggagagatggtgcctatagtaacagtggataatagtctctgggaagggagtgtgactgtgggatagcaggtatagtagggagagatggtgcctatagtaacagtgggataatagtctctgggaagggagtgtgactgtgggatagcaggtatagtagggagagatggtgcctatagtaacagtggataatagtctctgggaagggagtgtgactgtgggatagcaggtatagtagggagagatggtgcctatagtaacagtggataatagtctctgggaagggagtatgactgtgagatagcaggtatagtagggagagatggtgcctatagtaacagtggataatagtctctgggaagggagtgtgactgtgggatagcaggtatagtagggagagatggtgcctatagtaacagtgggataatagtatctgggaaggagGTGTGAGTGTGGGATAAATACCATATAAAAGACTGTTGTTGAAGTAAAGTACTGAATGTGTATTGACCATCCAGAAGCTGTAAGGAATTACCTTTACATTTAGAAGGATCTCATAGAGTAAGTTGTGCTCTGGGTTGCAGTGCTGATTGTTGTTGTGGTTCAGCAGTTTTAGTTTACAAGCAGGTTACATATTCTTGATGTTTgcaaatgctgcattttattgtgtttattgtgttAATGATGTTTCTTTTCCATGTGAAAAATTTGTGTGTCCTTGaagagggaaaggttgtactggaATTTGAATTTCCTCCTAATGAGAACAAATGTCTGATTTCAGAAGTCGGAGGAATAACAGAGGAGACGCAGGCCTGTGACTGGTGGAGTTTGGGGGCTCTTCTCTTTGAACTTCTCACCAGGAAGGTAAATCACTGTGACTCTTGGTGCATTTGGTATTATGTTTCTTTGTTTCTTCTAGACACGTGTGAGCACAGGAGactgaaatgtaattttatttcttACAAATTGGTTCTCCTCCAGCAACATTAATCAGTGACGCCACAGTATCATggcattgtgatgtcactgtgTGATGTCACCTGAAATGAGCAAAGGCTCTTATCTGAATTCAAAcacttgggaggttatttatcaaaatccgaaaatatctcattattttcagaAATCTATAACGGCCAAATCctcatgggttatttccccttatttatagatacatttccccaaaaatttCCAGTGcggggaaaaaactctgaaatatCGTGTAACATTTCGAATCCTACAAGTTTTTCGGATTTtactaaaactccaatttttacagatttttgcctgtaaaacccagatttttgcctgattattgcacaaaacccatcgcagatcaggatatctttgggacctctcccattgacatctcaggtctgagatgccagattttc
The genomic region above belongs to Xenopus laevis strain J_2021 chromosome 5L, Xenopus_laevis_v10.1, whole genome shotgun sequence and contains:
- the rps6kc1.L gene encoding ribosomal protein S6 kinase, 52kDa, polypeptide 1 L homeolog isoform X1, with amino-acid sequence MMISQRDRGDLARFYTVTDPRRHQKGFTIYKVTARIVSRKNPEDVQEIVAWKRYSDFKKLHRDLWQIHKNIFRQQELFPPFAKAKLFGRFDESVIEERRQCAEDLLQFSANIPALYNSSQLEEFFKGGEVHDGSDLIGPAEPLTDFTDSLSDCSSDVRKDSCGLDDLTFTSISECGGLSSDSDLISLTVDRDSLSGIDDGMASNQTSPSKFLGVLPSPESSIQSIFASSHEATKSEGERERRSSFPARLKQKLSKPDYLTKAGSLITMAMKKESEEDYESAIEFYKKGVDLLLEGVQGEPSPTRREAVKKKTAEYLMRAESISSLSLKRPPEELSAPPGALSSRPSWNLRSPAEELKAFRVLGVIDKVLLVLDTRTQETFILKGLRKSEHCATRKTIIPRRVPNMVRLQEYIISEESMFLVLQHAEGGKLWNYLSKYFSTRADESFDVSPSKSSHSDEDLLKHPALCPKSSLDSRGSSDRNMLSVQPLQSSLTLSSQDDSSTQDEEGRESPLKWADSASSSDEECTTSYLTLCREYSKEKVEPDTLSVEPLLGLDEQEDTPTDFVEEEPHCTTYNGLNSQITSEEPLFNEECGHGGPKPVVMADTLIKSRGSPMEFFRIDSRESNSDFGDHGSKAGTVDPYPPFQDDVDVDSEFEPARPHVGPSAIFPHDALSRGSNDSVPVISFKDAALDDVCSIDEGRPDLLVNLPGTEQMEETKVVFQHNILETDFMETKLLETPDVLLVNNSLEQLKGLNPNPLVAVEQTGSSHSQIIEQCQVNTNNKESSRTSPIDPLESRGAFSDLDTLLPITLYNKATEEISQVPREMSSGINNVRSPQETLPLVSSEMPDELTTNLVQLKIKIEDTDACFDVKKEFREEKEIHKLFQELDAKLSTASNFIIPETCIQRWAAEIVLALDALHGEGIVCRDLNPNNILLNDRGHIQLTYFSRWSEVEDSCDSDAIEKMYCAPEVGGITEETQACDWWSLGALLFELLTRKALVECHPAGINTHTTVIMPEYVSKEAQSLVQQLLQFNPLERLGAGVAGVEDIKSHPFFAGIKWDELAR
- the rps6kc1.L gene encoding ribosomal protein S6 kinase, 52kDa, polypeptide 1 L homeolog isoform X2, with product MMISQRDRGDLARFYTVTDPRRHQKGFTIYKVTARIVSRKNPEDVQEIVAWKRYSDFKKLHRDLWQIHKNIFRQQELFPPFAKAKLFGRFDESVIEERRQCAEDLLQFSANIPALYNSSQLEEFFKGGEVHDGSDLIGPAEPLTDFTDSLSDCSSDVRKDSCGLDDLTFTSISECGGLSSDSDLISLTVDRDSLSGIDDGMASNQTSPSKFLGVLPSPESSIQSIFASSHEATKSEGERERRSSFPARLKQKLSKPDYLTKAGSLITMAMKKESEEDYESAIEFYKKGVDLLLEGVQGEPSPTRREAVKKKTAEYLMRAESISSLSLKRPPEELSAVLLVLDTRTQETFILKGLRKSEHCATRKTIIPRRVPNMVRLQEYIISEESMFLVLQHAEGGKLWNYLSKYFSTRADESFDVSPSKSSHSDEDLLKHPALCPKSSLDSRGSSDRNMLSVQPLQSSLTLSSQDDSSTQDEEGRESPLKWADSASSSDEECTTSYLTLCREYSKEKVEPDTLSVEPLLGLDEQEDTPTDFVEEEPHCTTYNGLNSQITSEEPLFNEECGHGGPKPVVMADTLIKSRGSPMEFFRIDSRESNSDFGDHGSKAGTVDPYPPFQDDVDVDSEFEPARPHVGPSAIFPHDALSRGSNDSVPVISFKDAALDDVCSIDEGRPDLLVNLPGTEQMEETKVVFQHNILETDFMETKLLETPDVLLVNNSLEQLKGLNPNPLVAVEQTGSSHSQIIEQCQVNTNNKESSRTSPIDPLESRGAFSDLDTLLPITLYNKATEEISQVPREMSSGINNVRSPQETLPLVSSEMPDELTTNLVQLKIKIEDTDACFDVKKEFREEKEIHKLFQELDAKLSTASNFIIPETCIQRWAAEIVLALDALHGEGIVCRDLNPNNILLNDRGHIQLTYFSRWSEVEDSCDSDAIEKMYCAPEVGGITEETQACDWWSLGALLFELLTRKALVECHPAGINTHTTVIMPEYVSKEAQSLVQQLLQFNPLERLGAGVAGVEDIKSHPFFAGIKWDELAR
- the rps6kc1.L gene encoding ribosomal protein S6 kinase, 52kDa, polypeptide 1 L homeolog isoform X3, whose amino-acid sequence is MMISQRDRGDLARFYTVTDPRRHQKGFTIYKVTARIVSRKNPEDVQEIVAWKRYSDFKKLHRDLWQIHKNIFRQQELFPPFAKAKLFGRFDESVIEERRQCAEDLLQFSANIPALYNSSQLEEFFKGGEVHDGSDLIGPAEPLTDFTDSLSDCSSDVRKDSCGLDDLTFTSISECGGLSSDSDLISLTVDRDSLSGIDDGMASNQTSPSKFLGVLPSPESSIQSIFASSHEATKSEGERERRSSFPARLKQKLSKPDYLTKAGSLITMAMKKESEEDYESAIEFYKKGVDLLLEGVQGEPSPTRREAVKKKTAEYLMRAESISSLSLKRPPEELSAPPGALSSRPSWNLRSPAEELKAFRVLGVIDKVLLVLDTRTQETFILKGLRKSEHCATRKTIIPRRVPNMVRLQEYIISEESMFLVLQHAEGGKLWNYLSKYFSTRADESFDVSPSKSSHSDEDLLKHPALCPKSSLDSRGSSDRNMLSVQPLQSSLTLSSQDDSSTQDEEGRESPLKWADSASSSDEECTTSYLTLCREYSKEKVEPDTLSVEPLLGLDEQEDTPTDFVEEEPHCTTYNGLNSQITSEEPLFNEECGHGGPKPVVMADTLIKSRGSPMEFFRIDSRESNSDFGDHGSKAGTVDPYPPFQDDVDVDSEFEPARPHVGPSAIFPHDALSRGSNDSVPVISFKDAALDDVCSIDEGRPDLLVNLPGTEQMEETKVVFQHNILETDFMETKLLETPDVLLVNNSLEQLKGLNPNPLVAVEQTGSSHSQIIEQCQVNTNNKESSRTSPIDPLESRGAFSDLDTLLPITLYNKATEEISQVPREMSSGINNVRSPQETLPLVSSEMPDELTTNLVQLKIKIEDTDACFDVKKEFREEKEIHKLFQELDAKLSTASNFIIPETCIQRWAAEIVLALDALHGEGIVCRDLNPNNILLNDRGHIQLTYFSRWSEVEDSCDSDAIEKMYCAPEVGGITEETQACDWWSLGALLFELLTRKALVECHPAGINTHTTVIMPEYVSKEAQSLVQQIK